The Dunckerocampus dactyliophorus isolate RoL2022-P2 chromosome 1, RoL_Ddac_1.1, whole genome shotgun sequence genome has a segment encoding these proteins:
- the LOC129177602 gene encoding acidic proline-rich protein PRP25-like gives MPGVKEPPQSNTTPQPRPTVDHPLEPYIYVNWCSEPGRTGAPHAHPPTPPKPSGEKPRTHDRQTTHCSTDPGKTRAAGHTPATPPNPPVHPVRPAQPPRDSPLGTPNTGAPARDSNAIPKHHGPATRP, from the coding sequence ATGCCAGGGGTAAAGGAGCCGCCACAAAGCAACACCACACCCCAGCCACGCCCGACCGTGGACCACCCCTTAGAGCCCTATATATATGTGAACTGGTGCAGCGAaccaggaaggacgggggccccacatgCCCACCCCCCAACACCGCCCAAACCAAGCGGGGAGAAACCGAGGACGCATGACCGACAGACTACCCACTGCAGCACAGACCCGGGCAAGACACGGGCCGCAGGCCACACCCCAGCAACCCCACCCAACCCACCAGTGCACCCAGTACGGCCCGCCCAACCCCCGAGAGACAGTCCTCTCGGCACCCCCAACACAGGAGCCCCCGCCAGAGATAGCAATGCCATCCCCAAACACCATGGACCAGCCACTCGCCCCTAA